A genomic window from Quercus lobata isolate SW786 chromosome 10, ValleyOak3.0 Primary Assembly, whole genome shotgun sequence includes:
- the LOC115962861 gene encoding uncharacterized protein LOC115962861 isoform X2 gives MKKKVSAILYHYPCPDGAFAALAAHLYFSATSLPALFFPNTVYNPIKPQNLPLHEFEIGDLYLLDFVGPSGFVQQLSSIVDRVVILDHHKTALSETSLLTTDNVSKVIDMERSGATIAFDYFKDKLINDNNKHDDGHLGVYERVRPLFDYIEDGDLWRWRLLNSKAFSSGLKDLSIEYDVRLNPTLFQQLLGLDVESVITQGMLSLSHKQILIDDALNHSYQIALAAGRFGHCLAVDADSISELRSELGHQLATKSRNQNLSPLLVFILLQEHTNTIWSVENSKWISNTILSMNT, from the exons atgaagaaaaaggtGTCAGCAATACTGTATCACTATCCTTGTCCAGACGGCGCTTTCGCTGCATTGGCGGCTCACCTTTACTTCTCCGCCACATCGCTCCCTGCTCTCTTCTTTCCCAACACTGTCTACAATCCCATCAAACCTCAAAACCTTCCTCTCCATGAATTTGAAATCGGTGATCTCTACCTCCTTGATTTCGTGGGTCCCTCCGGATTTGTCCAACAACTCTCCTCCATAGTTGACAGAGTAGTCATCTTGGACCATCACAAAACTGCGCTATCCGAAACTTCGCTTCTTACTACTGACAATGTGAGTAAGGTGATAGACATGGAGAGGAGTGGGGCCACCATtgcttttgattattttaaggatAAGCTtattaatgataataataaacatGATGATGGTCATTTGGGTGTATATGAGCGTGTTAGGCCACTGTTCGATTACATTGAAGATGGAGATCTTTGGAGGTGGAGGCTTCTCAATAGCAAAGCTTTTAGCAGTGGTTTGAAAGATTTGAGTATCGAATATGATGTTCGCTTAAACCCCACCTTGTTTCAACAG TTACTTGGCTTGGATGTGGAGTCTGTGATTACTCAAGGCATGTTAAGCTTGTCACACAAGCAGATATTAATAGATGATGCTCTCAACCACTCTTATCAAATTGCCCTTGCTGCTGGACGTTTTGGACATTGCCTT GCTGTTGATGCAGACTCCATTTCAGAGTTGAGGAGTGAATTAGGGCACCAATTGGCTACCAAAAGTCGTAATCAAAATTTGAG TCCACTTCTTGTGTTTATACTTTTGCAagaacacacaaacacaatttGGAGTGTGGAAAATTCTAAGTGGATCAGTAACACTATTCTTTCCATGAATACATGA
- the LOC115962861 gene encoding uncharacterized protein LOC115962861 isoform X3, with the protein MKKKVSAILYHYPCPDGAFAALAAHLYFSATSLPALFFPNTVYNPIKPQNLPLHEFEIGDLYLLDFVGPSGFVQQLSSIVDRVVILDHHKTALSETSLLTTDNVSKVIDMERSGATIAFDYFKDKLINDNNKHDDGHLGVYERVRPLFDYIEDGDLWRWRLLNSKAFSSGLKDLSIEYDVRLNPTLFQQLLGLDVESVITQGMLSLSHKQILIDDALNHSYQIALAAGRFGHCLAVDADSISELRSELGHQLATKSRNQNLRNSEVVDIKMPVLFC; encoded by the exons atgaagaaaaaggtGTCAGCAATACTGTATCACTATCCTTGTCCAGACGGCGCTTTCGCTGCATTGGCGGCTCACCTTTACTTCTCCGCCACATCGCTCCCTGCTCTCTTCTTTCCCAACACTGTCTACAATCCCATCAAACCTCAAAACCTTCCTCTCCATGAATTTGAAATCGGTGATCTCTACCTCCTTGATTTCGTGGGTCCCTCCGGATTTGTCCAACAACTCTCCTCCATAGTTGACAGAGTAGTCATCTTGGACCATCACAAAACTGCGCTATCCGAAACTTCGCTTCTTACTACTGACAATGTGAGTAAGGTGATAGACATGGAGAGGAGTGGGGCCACCATtgcttttgattattttaaggatAAGCTtattaatgataataataaacatGATGATGGTCATTTGGGTGTATATGAGCGTGTTAGGCCACTGTTCGATTACATTGAAGATGGAGATCTTTGGAGGTGGAGGCTTCTCAATAGCAAAGCTTTTAGCAGTGGTTTGAAAGATTTGAGTATCGAATATGATGTTCGCTTAAACCCCACCTTGTTTCAACAG TTACTTGGCTTGGATGTGGAGTCTGTGATTACTCAAGGCATGTTAAGCTTGTCACACAAGCAGATATTAATAGATGATGCTCTCAACCACTCTTATCAAATTGCCCTTGCTGCTGGACGTTTTGGACATTGCCTT GCTGTTGATGCAGACTCCATTTCAGAGTTGAGGAGTGAATTAGGGCACCAATTGGCTACCAAAAGTCGTAATCAAAATTTGAG